The Acidimicrobiales bacterium genome has a segment encoding these proteins:
- a CDS encoding glycosyltransferase family 4 protein, translating into LTTVASSLRFLLLPQLRAVRDLPGGEAVGISAAGDDVKALEQDGIEHIALGSSTRSMNPLADLRSAVELWRILRSEKIDVLHTHNPKPGLYGRVVGRLAGVPVVVNTNHGLYVTESNSTLQRLVVLTLEAIAARFSDAELIQNPEDVELLLHQHVNVRRRTKLLGNGIDLQRFRPGGVPESVRLARRAELGADRDTIVVGMVGRLVVEKGFRELFAAARTLRERFGAGRYVVAAIGPDDPEKADAISAAEIRAAEEQGVVFLGHRLDVEALYAAMDVFVLPSYREGFPRAAMEAAASGLPIVATDVRGCRQVVDHDKTGLLVPVRDGAALAEAVTALGEDPTRREAMGKAAIVRAQEHFDEREVVRIVLDTYRQVAARKGRHDLVAALKSPTD; encoded by the coding sequence CTGACGACAGTGGCGTCGAGCCTCCGGTTCCTGCTGCTCCCGCAGCTGCGGGCGGTGCGCGACCTGCCCGGCGGCGAGGCCGTCGGCATCAGCGCCGCGGGCGACGACGTGAAGGCGCTGGAGCAGGACGGCATCGAGCACATCGCGCTCGGCTCGTCGACCCGCAGCATGAACCCGCTCGCCGACCTGCGCTCCGCCGTGGAGCTGTGGCGCATCCTGCGCAGCGAGAAGATCGACGTACTGCACACCCACAACCCCAAGCCCGGCCTGTACGGGCGGGTGGTGGGGCGGCTGGCCGGCGTGCCGGTGGTGGTCAACACCAACCACGGGCTGTACGTCACCGAGAGCAACAGCACCCTCCAGCGCCTGGTGGTGCTGACCCTGGAGGCGATCGCGGCCCGCTTCTCGGACGCCGAGCTGATCCAGAACCCGGAGGACGTCGAGCTGCTCCTCCACCAGCACGTCAACGTCCGCCGGCGCACGAAGCTGCTGGGCAACGGCATCGACCTGCAGCGCTTCCGGCCCGGCGGCGTGCCCGAGTCGGTGCGCCTGGCGCGGCGGGCCGAGCTCGGCGCCGACCGCGACACGATCGTGGTCGGCATGGTGGGCCGCCTGGTGGTGGAGAAGGGCTTCCGCGAGCTGTTCGCGGCGGCCCGCACCCTGCGCGAGCGGTTCGGCGCGGGCCGCTACGTGGTGGCGGCCATCGGCCCCGACGACCCCGAGAAGGCCGACGCCATCTCGGCGGCCGAGATCCGGGCCGCGGAGGAGCAGGGCGTGGTGTTCCTGGGGCACCGGCTCGACGTCGAGGCGCTGTACGCCGCCATGGACGTCTTCGTGCTGCCGTCGTACCGGGAGGGGTTCCCCCGGGCGGCGATGGAGGCGGCCGCGTCGGGCCTGCCGATCGTGGCGACCGACGTCCGCGGCTGCCGCCAGGTGGTGGACCACGACAAGACGGGGCTGCTGGTGCCGGTGCGCGACGGCGCCGCGCTGGCCGAGGCGGTCACCGCCCTCGGCGAGGACCCCACCCGCCGCGAGGCCATGGGCAAGGCCGCCATCGTGCGGGCCCAGGAGCACTTCGACGAGCGCGAGGTGGTCCGCATCGTGCTGGACACCTACCGCCAGGTCGCCGCCCGCAAGGGCCGGCACGACCTCGTGGCCGCTCTCAAGTCACCTACCGA